From one Variovorax sp. PBL-H6 genomic stretch:
- a CDS encoding tripartite tricarboxylate transporter substrate binding protein, whose translation MTTRRHAFFATLALCTALSVSAQGAYPNKPIRVIVPFAAGSTTDIIARAIADKMGASMGQTLVIDNRGGASGTIGQQAVATAAPDGYTIMIHSSSHTVSPSTFAKLPFDTVGDFSGVTPISSLPNALVISPSKNIKTLKDLVATAKSKPGTVNFASAGQGSATHLNAEKFKMAANIDATNIPFKGSAEAVTEVLAGRVDYYFSPIAPVIGQIKEGQLLALAVGSPKRAAALPDVPTTAEAGVPGSEFNFWIGMMAPAKTPRDIVNRLHDEVAKALASPEVKERFLKVGADAWTLKPEQFDAYIKEEIASNAKLVKAAGLAPQ comes from the coding sequence ATCACCACCCGCCGCCACGCCTTCTTCGCCACGCTGGCGCTCTGCACCGCGCTGAGCGTGAGCGCACAGGGCGCCTACCCGAACAAGCCGATCCGCGTGATCGTGCCTTTCGCCGCCGGCAGCACCACCGACATCATTGCCCGTGCCATCGCCGACAAGATGGGCGCCAGCATGGGCCAGACATTGGTCATCGACAACCGCGGCGGCGCTAGCGGCACCATCGGCCAGCAGGCCGTGGCCACGGCGGCGCCGGACGGCTACACGATCATGATCCACTCGTCCTCGCACACGGTCAGTCCCTCGACCTTCGCCAAGCTGCCCTTCGACACGGTGGGCGATTTCTCCGGCGTCACGCCGATCTCCTCGCTGCCCAACGCGCTGGTGATCTCGCCCTCGAAAAACATCAAGACGCTGAAGGACCTGGTCGCGACTGCCAAGTCCAAGCCCGGCACGGTCAACTTCGCCTCCGCGGGCCAAGGCAGCGCCACCCATCTGAACGCCGAAAAATTCAAGATGGCGGCCAACATCGATGCCACCAACATTCCCTTCAAGGGCTCGGCGGAAGCCGTGACCGAGGTGCTGGCCGGCCGCGTCGACTACTACTTCTCGCCGATCGCGCCGGTGATCGGGCAGATCAAGGAAGGCCAGCTCCTGGCCCTGGCCGTGGGCTCGCCAAAGCGCGCCGCCGCCTTGCCCGACGTGCCCACCACTGCCGAGGCCGGCGTGCCGGGTTCGGAATTCAACTTCTGGATCGGGATGATGGCGCCGGCCAAGACGCCGCGCGACATCGTCAACCGCTTGCACGACGAAGTGGCGAAGGCACTCGCCAGCCCCGAGGTGAAGGAGCGCTTCTTGAAGGTGGGCGCCGACGCCTGGACGCTCAAGCCCGAGCAGTTCGACGCCTACATCAAGGAAGAGATCGCCAGCAACGCCAAGCTGGTGAAGGCCGCCGGCCTCGCACCCCAGTGA
- a CDS encoding Gfo/Idh/MocA family protein: MATQRLGLIMHGVTGRMGMNQHLIRSICAIRAQGGVTLSNGDRVMPDPILIGRNAEKIEALAKAHGIERWGTDLDAALENKDDTLFFDSGTTQMRPTLLAKAIRAGKHVYCEKPIATNLNEAVEIARLAQGSGLKHGAVQDKLFLPGLRKLDMLRRAGFFGRMLSVRLEFGYWVFEGDLQPIQRPSWNYRKEDGGGMILDMMCHWRYVLDNLFGEVQSVSCIGATHIPKRWDENGQPYEATADDAAYATCQLRGHAGEPVIAQLNMSWATRVRRDDLVTFHVDGTDGSAVAGLSSCRAQSRVATPRPVWNPDEKQTMNFFDQWQEIPDSQVYDNGFKIQWEQFIRHVVENAPYKWTLPEGAKGVQLVEAALESWQDRRWIDVPELNI, from the coding sequence ATGGCCACACAACGACTCGGACTCATCATGCACGGCGTTACCGGACGCATGGGCATGAACCAGCATCTCATCCGCTCCATTTGCGCCATCCGCGCTCAGGGCGGCGTCACGCTTTCCAACGGCGACCGGGTGATGCCCGACCCCATCCTGATCGGCCGCAACGCCGAGAAGATCGAGGCGCTGGCCAAGGCGCACGGCATCGAGCGGTGGGGCACCGACCTGGATGCCGCGCTGGAGAACAAGGACGACACCCTGTTCTTCGACTCCGGCACGACGCAGATGCGCCCCACCCTGCTGGCCAAGGCCATCCGCGCCGGCAAGCACGTCTACTGCGAGAAGCCCATCGCCACCAACCTCAACGAGGCGGTCGAGATCGCGCGCCTGGCCCAGGGCTCGGGGCTCAAGCACGGCGCGGTGCAGGACAAGCTCTTCCTCCCCGGCCTGCGCAAGCTCGACATGCTGCGCCGCGCCGGCTTCTTCGGCCGCATGCTGTCGGTGCGCCTGGAATTCGGCTATTGGGTGTTCGAAGGCGACCTGCAGCCGATCCAGCGACCGTCGTGGAACTACCGCAAGGAAGACGGTGGCGGGATGATCCTGGACATGATGTGCCACTGGCGCTACGTGCTGGACAACCTGTTCGGCGAAGTGCAATCGGTGTCTTGCATCGGGGCGACGCACATCCCGAAGCGCTGGGACGAGAACGGCCAGCCTTACGAGGCCACGGCGGACGATGCGGCCTATGCAACCTGCCAATTGCGCGGCCACGCCGGCGAGCCGGTGATCGCCCAGCTCAACATGAGCTGGGCCACGCGGGTGCGACGCGACGACCTCGTGACCTTCCACGTGGACGGCACCGACGGCTCCGCGGTCGCGGGCCTGTCGTCATGCAGGGCGCAGTCGCGCGTTGCCACGCCGCGACCGGTCTGGAATCCGGACGAGAAGCAGACGATGAACTTCTTCGACCAGTGGCAGGAGATCCCGGACTCGCAGGTCTACGACAACGGCTTCAAGATCCAGTGGGAGCAGTTCATCCGCCATGTGGTCGAGAACGCGCCGTACAAGTGGACCCTGCCCGAGGGCGCCAAGGGCGTGCAGTTGGTCGAAGCCGCGCTTGAATCGTGGCAGGACCGCCGCTGGATCGATGTGCCGGAACTCAACATCTGA
- a CDS encoding dihydrodipicolinate synthase family protein — protein sequence MSFSLTLPAAAGTLAPYTLRGTTPVKPPRGMGFNRIAYSAAHVVADPLAAVDPWLQCAVDWDATIAYRRHLWSLGLGVAEAMDTAQRGMGLDWPTSLELIRRSLDAAKDVPGALVASGCGTDHLSLIDAKSVDDVIRAYEEQMEAIEALDGKLIVMASRALAHVARSPADYERVYDRILSQARQPVVLHWLGDMFDPALAGYWGTKDVDAAMDTALGIIAAHPHKVDGIKISLLDKDKEIAMRRRLPAGVRMYTGDDFNYAELIAGDGHGSEPTHGKSDALLGIFDAIAPAASAALGELAQGNTEKFHAILGPTVPLSRHIFAAPTRFYKTGVVFMAWLNGHQKHFTMVGGQQSTRSLQHLAELFRLADAANLLEQPELAVTRMNTLLALHGIEG from the coding sequence ATGTCTTTTTCACTGACCCTCCCCGCCGCCGCCGGCACGCTCGCTCCCTACACGCTGCGCGGCACCACCCCCGTGAAGCCGCCACGCGGCATGGGCTTCAATCGCATCGCCTACTCGGCCGCGCACGTGGTGGCCGACCCGCTGGCGGCGGTCGACCCATGGCTGCAATGCGCCGTCGACTGGGACGCGACCATCGCCTACCGCCGCCATCTCTGGTCGCTGGGGCTCGGCGTGGCGGAAGCCATGGACACGGCACAGCGCGGCATGGGCCTGGATTGGCCGACCTCGCTGGAGCTGATCCGCCGCTCGCTCGACGCGGCCAAGGACGTGCCCGGCGCCCTGGTTGCGTCGGGCTGCGGCACCGATCACCTGAGCCTGATCGACGCGAAGAGCGTCGACGACGTGATCCGCGCCTACGAGGAACAGATGGAGGCCATCGAAGCGCTGGACGGCAAGCTGATCGTGATGGCCAGCCGCGCGCTGGCCCATGTGGCAAGAAGCCCCGCCGACTACGAGCGTGTCTACGACCGGATCCTGTCGCAGGCGAGGCAACCCGTGGTCCTGCATTGGCTGGGCGACATGTTCGATCCGGCGCTGGCCGGCTACTGGGGCACCAAGGATGTCGACGCCGCCATGGATACGGCCCTCGGCATCATCGCGGCGCACCCGCACAAGGTCGACGGCATCAAGATCTCGCTGCTGGACAAGGACAAGGAAATCGCGATGCGCCGCCGGCTGCCGGCCGGGGTGCGCATGTACACCGGCGACGACTTCAACTATGCCGAGCTGATCGCCGGCGACGGGCATGGCAGCGAGCCGACGCATGGCAAGAGCGATGCGCTGCTGGGCATTTTCGACGCCATCGCGCCGGCGGCCAGCGCCGCGCTGGGCGAGCTGGCCCAAGGCAACACCGAGAAGTTCCACGCCATCCTCGGCCCCACCGTGCCGTTGTCGCGCCACATCTTCGCGGCGCCCACGCGCTTCTACAAGACGGGCGTGGTCTTCATGGCCTGGCTCAACGGCCACCAGAAGCATTTCACGATGGTGGGCGGCCAGCAGAGCACGCGCTCGCTACAGCACCTGGCCGAGCTCTTCCGGCTGGCTGACGCCGCCAATCTGCTGGAGCAACCCGAGCTCGCGGTCACGCGCATGAATACGCTGCTGGCCTTGCACGGCATCGAGGGCTGA
- a CDS encoding Bug family tripartite tricarboxylate transporter substrate binding protein produces MQKRHLIRSFALAAALAAVGMPALAQEWKPSRPITIIVPWAAGGSTDQVTRVTAAEMEKSLGQKVVIVNQPGASGSIGSKSALDAPKDGYTWTAGAAQDLGSYETLGMLKTRMADWHVFLNVANVQVIGVNAAAPYKNAKELLDAMKAKPGQISVATAGVTSAGHNAMELIAKSTGVKYRHVTYDGGNPAVVATVAGETEVTTQLAVEQADMIRGKRIRPLATVSDKALELEGFGTIEPLSKTLPGFKAPANYFGIFIPKGVPDEVVKTVEKIWVDNIARSDVLKKYATSRGALFAPLYGAEAQAAVTPAIQANAWLLFDSGKAKVSPETLGIARP; encoded by the coding sequence ATGCAGAAGCGCCACTTGATCCGAAGCTTTGCACTCGCCGCCGCACTCGCCGCGGTGGGCATGCCCGCCCTTGCGCAGGAGTGGAAGCCTTCGCGCCCCATCACCATCATCGTGCCCTGGGCGGCCGGCGGCTCGACGGACCAGGTGACGCGCGTGACCGCGGCGGAGATGGAGAAGTCGCTGGGCCAGAAGGTGGTGATCGTGAACCAGCCCGGCGCTTCGGGCTCGATCGGCAGCAAGAGCGCGCTCGACGCACCCAAGGACGGCTACACCTGGACGGCAGGCGCGGCGCAGGACCTCGGCTCCTACGAAACCCTGGGCATGCTCAAGACCAGGATGGCCGACTGGCACGTGTTCCTCAACGTCGCCAACGTGCAGGTCATCGGCGTCAATGCGGCCGCGCCTTACAAGAATGCCAAGGAGCTGCTGGATGCCATGAAGGCCAAGCCCGGGCAGATCAGCGTCGCCACGGCGGGCGTGACCTCGGCCGGCCACAACGCGATGGAGCTGATCGCCAAGAGCACCGGCGTCAAGTACCGGCACGTGACCTACGACGGCGGCAACCCGGCCGTGGTGGCCACCGTGGCCGGCGAGACGGAGGTCACCACGCAGCTCGCCGTCGAGCAGGCGGACATGATCCGCGGCAAGCGCATCCGCCCGTTGGCGACGGTCAGCGACAAGGCGCTGGAGCTGGAAGGATTCGGCACCATCGAGCCGCTGTCGAAGACGCTGCCGGGATTCAAGGCGCCGGCCAACTACTTCGGCATCTTCATCCCCAAGGGCGTGCCCGACGAGGTGGTGAAGACGGTGGAGAAGATCTGGGTCGACAACATCGCCAGGAGCGACGTGCTGAAGAAGTACGCCACCAGCCGCGGCGCCCTGTTCGCGCCGCTGTACGGCGCCGAGGCGCAGGCCGCGGTGACGCCGGCCATCCAGGCCAACGCCTGGCTGCTCTTCGACAGCGGCAAGGCCAAGGTCTCGCCCGAAACGCTCGGCATCGCGCGGCCATGA
- a CDS encoding tripartite tricarboxylate transporter TctB family protein: MTTEAAERDRDDAAAEAQADAAALARRTSPRSDLRQALGWVALGVATIVGSLRMDRLEKQDINPYTVPGLLPGCLGGAIVLFGLLLAYRSWRRLAASPNVPGALGENNRAEFRRIATVLALCVGFAAGLVGHGLAFWLATAVFVTGSIAVLQFAERSARNQRVRGLAFALAVGLGTGVIVTFVFQELFLVHLP, from the coding sequence ATGACGACCGAAGCGGCCGAGCGCGACCGCGACGACGCGGCGGCGGAGGCACAGGCCGATGCGGCAGCGTTGGCGCGAAGGACTTCGCCGCGCTCGGACCTGCGTCAGGCGCTTGGCTGGGTTGCGCTCGGCGTCGCCACGATCGTCGGCTCGCTGCGCATGGACCGCCTTGAAAAGCAGGACATCAACCCCTACACGGTACCGGGCCTGCTGCCTGGCTGCCTTGGCGGCGCGATCGTCTTGTTCGGGCTCCTTTTGGCTTACCGCTCCTGGCGCCGCCTTGCTGCGTCGCCGAATGTCCCGGGCGCGCTCGGCGAAAACAACCGAGCGGAGTTCCGGCGCATTGCAACAGTGCTCGCGCTGTGCGTCGGCTTCGCTGCCGGCCTCGTCGGCCACGGCCTCGCCTTCTGGCTCGCCACGGCTGTCTTCGTCACTGGCTCGATCGCCGTCCTGCAGTTCGCCGAACGCAGCGCAAGGAACCAGCGCGTGCGTGGGTTGGCGTTCGCGCTGGCAGTGGGACTGGGGACCGGCGTCATCGTCACTTTCGTGTTCCAGGAGCTGTTCCTGGTGCACCTGCCCTGA
- a CDS encoding tripartite tricarboxylate transporter permease: protein MFDGLRMLGESYLGFLNVWSLAYGLGGALLGIIVGVLPGLSATLCIALLTTLTIKLTPNDAILILICAYVGTIYGGSRTAILLNIPGTAANAASCADGFALARKGEAGRAIGIATSGAFTGTLFGVLCLAMFTPALAEIALSFGAFEFFWLALFGVTMSGSIVGEDPLKGWLMGCLGLLVAQMGQEGLYAYDRFTFGWDELSGGIALIPALIGAFGFAEVLTSLADPIERKIIDLRDSVLPRFREVLTYWRTVLRSGVIGVVTGILPGVGEDSGAWMSYAAAKAASSEREQFGKGSIDGLMAAETGDMSAIPGGIIPALALGIPGSAPSAVLMAAMIIHGIQPGPMLMIKTPHFIYDVVAMTTLATISILFFGLFLVRPLMLVLRVRRSVLMPIIFVLCTVGAYAIASRLFDVYAMLAIGIGAFFLRRRGYEMAPFVLGLVLGDLLDKSLRRGLVLSDGSIGPFFTRPICAALAAVTILTMLMYIPAVNARVRRAWGAAKRFAFHRSA, encoded by the coding sequence ATGTTCGATGGCCTGAGGATGCTGGGGGAGTCGTACCTCGGCTTCCTGAATGTCTGGTCACTCGCCTATGGCTTGGGCGGAGCCCTGCTGGGCATCATCGTCGGCGTGCTGCCCGGCCTGTCGGCCACGCTGTGCATTGCATTGCTGACGACGTTGACGATCAAGCTGACGCCCAACGATGCGATCCTGATCCTGATCTGTGCCTATGTCGGAACCATCTATGGCGGCAGCCGGACTGCCATTCTCCTCAATATTCCCGGCACGGCTGCGAATGCGGCGTCCTGCGCCGATGGCTTTGCGCTCGCGCGCAAGGGTGAAGCCGGCCGCGCCATCGGCATCGCGACCTCGGGCGCCTTCACAGGCACGCTCTTTGGCGTTCTGTGCCTCGCCATGTTCACGCCGGCGTTGGCGGAGATCGCGCTGTCCTTCGGCGCCTTCGAGTTCTTCTGGCTCGCGCTCTTCGGCGTCACCATGTCCGGCAGCATCGTCGGCGAGGACCCGCTCAAGGGCTGGCTCATGGGCTGCCTCGGGCTGCTGGTCGCACAGATGGGCCAGGAAGGCCTCTATGCGTACGACCGCTTCACCTTCGGCTGGGACGAACTCTCCGGCGGCATTGCGCTGATACCGGCCTTGATCGGCGCCTTCGGCTTCGCCGAGGTGCTGACCTCGCTGGCCGACCCCATCGAGCGCAAGATCATCGACTTGCGCGATTCCGTGCTGCCTCGATTCCGTGAAGTCCTCACATACTGGCGCACCGTGCTGCGCTCGGGTGTCATCGGCGTGGTGACGGGCATCCTGCCGGGCGTCGGCGAGGACTCCGGCGCCTGGATGTCCTACGCGGCCGCCAAGGCGGCGAGCAGCGAGCGCGAGCAGTTCGGAAAGGGCTCGATCGACGGCCTGATGGCGGCGGAGACCGGCGACATGTCGGCCATTCCCGGCGGCATCATCCCGGCGCTGGCGCTCGGCATTCCTGGCTCGGCTCCCTCGGCAGTGCTGATGGCCGCCATGATCATCCACGGCATCCAGCCGGGCCCGATGCTCATGATCAAGACGCCGCATTTCATCTACGACGTCGTGGCGATGACCACGCTGGCGACCATCAGCATTCTTTTCTTCGGCCTGTTTCTGGTGCGACCGCTGATGCTTGTGCTGCGCGTGAGGCGCTCCGTGCTCATGCCCATCATCTTTGTGCTGTGCACTGTCGGCGCGTACGCCATCGCATCGCGCCTTTTCGACGTCTACGCGATGCTCGCGATTGGTATCGGGGCATTCTTCCTGCGCCGCCGCGGCTACGAGATGGCTCCCTTCGTTCTTGGGCTGGTTCTGGGCGACCTGCTGGACAAGAGCTTGCGCCGCGGGCTGGTGTTGTCGGACGGCAGCATCGGTCCCTTCTTCACGCGCCCGATCTGCGCGGCGCTGGCGGCAGTCACTATCCTGACGATGCTGATGTACATCCCCGCAGTCAATGCGCGCGTGCGACGGGCTTGGGGCGCTGCCAAGCGCTTCGCGTTCCATCGCAGTGCCTGA
- a CDS encoding sugar phosphate isomerase/epimerase family protein translates to MKFALCNEVLKELPFPEQCRAAAALGYDALEVAPFTLATDPMNLGDAQAREFGRIAHEHGLEISGLHWLLVAPAGLSIVSREAALRQRSTAVMQRLVELCALMGGRYLVHGSPKQRSVPPGETRTTALERARECLAAAARTAQQCGVIYCIEPLSIAETDLLNTVEEAVELVRAVDSPAFRTMIDCSAAGQMEREDIPALMRRWMPTGHIAHVQVNDPNRRGPGQGHMRFAPILAALEEMKSAGHYEGIVAVEPFDYVPDGMGSAARAIGYLRGLEEASGHA, encoded by the coding sequence ATGAAGTTCGCGCTCTGCAACGAAGTGCTGAAGGAACTGCCCTTCCCCGAACAATGCCGGGCCGCTGCCGCGTTGGGCTACGACGCGCTCGAGGTGGCGCCGTTCACGCTCGCGACCGACCCGATGAACCTCGGCGATGCGCAGGCGCGCGAGTTCGGCCGCATCGCCCACGAGCATGGCCTCGAGATCAGCGGCCTGCACTGGTTGCTGGTGGCGCCGGCCGGTCTCTCGATCGTGAGCCGCGAGGCCGCCCTGCGGCAGCGCAGCACCGCCGTGATGCAGCGCCTCGTCGAGCTCTGCGCGCTCATGGGCGGGCGCTACCTGGTGCACGGCTCGCCGAAGCAGCGCTCGGTGCCGCCCGGCGAGACGCGCACTACAGCGCTGGAGCGTGCGCGCGAATGCCTGGCTGCTGCAGCGCGAACCGCGCAACAATGCGGCGTGATCTATTGCATCGAGCCGCTCTCCATCGCCGAGACCGACCTTCTCAACACGGTGGAAGAGGCCGTGGAACTGGTCCGCGCCGTCGACTCGCCCGCCTTCAGGACCATGATCGACTGCAGCGCCGCCGGCCAGATGGAGCGCGAGGACATTCCCGCGCTCATGCGCCGATGGATGCCCACCGGCCACATTGCCCATGTCCAGGTCAACGATCCCAATCGCCGGGGCCCCGGCCAGGGCCACATGCGCTTCGCTCCCATCCTGGCAGCGCTGGAAGAAATGAAGTCAGCCGGGCATTACGAGGGCATCGTCGCCGTGGAACCCTTCGACTACGTGCCAGACGGCATGGGTTCGGCGGCGCGAGCCATCGGCTATCTGCGCGGGCTCGAGGAGGCTTCTGGACATGCATGA
- a CDS encoding enolase C-terminal domain-like protein has protein sequence MHDAPRFAVREIALYERPVVLRLPFRFGVVTLTECPQAFARVRIEFADGSSAWGAAAELMAPKWFDKNLALSNEDNFDQLRRVAALAREAYLSDATPATAFGHFARHHDAHRLAATGLGFNPLLASYGPALLDRAILDALCRALQTSFYAAVRSNVAGIGPGRPEFGGLDMQAFLASLSPAGTIEARHTVGMLDAITAADLKHPVADGLPETLEEVVRVYGHRYFKLKVGGDLASDLERLGAIEDVLDRMGEPYFVSLDGNEQYADAADIAELMARMRETPALARLYASILFVEQPIARSVALERDLRDVRSASIGKPVIIDESDGELDSFVQARARGYAGVSSKTCKGFYKSLLNAARCARWNSQQSQTHYFMSGEDLTTQAGLAVQQDLALVSLLGITHVERNGHHYVNGMAALPLAEQQAFLDAHGDVYERSHGAVRLRIRDGRIRLGSLDCAGFASAAMPDFDAMQPMSC, from the coding sequence ATGCATGACGCGCCGCGCTTCGCCGTACGCGAGATCGCCCTGTACGAGCGGCCGGTGGTGCTGCGCCTGCCCTTCCGCTTCGGCGTGGTCACGCTGACCGAATGCCCCCAGGCTTTCGCACGCGTGCGCATCGAATTCGCCGACGGATCGAGCGCCTGGGGGGCCGCCGCGGAGCTGATGGCGCCGAAGTGGTTCGACAAGAACCTCGCGCTCAGCAATGAGGACAACTTCGACCAGCTGCGCCGCGTTGCCGCGCTCGCGCGCGAGGCCTACCTGAGCGACGCCACGCCCGCGACGGCATTCGGCCACTTTGCGCGGCACCATGACGCGCACCGCCTGGCTGCCACAGGGCTCGGCTTCAACCCCTTGCTCGCGAGCTATGGGCCCGCGCTGCTCGACCGTGCGATTCTCGATGCGCTGTGCCGCGCGCTGCAGACCTCGTTCTACGCCGCAGTGCGCAGCAACGTCGCGGGCATCGGCCCGGGCCGACCCGAGTTCGGCGGACTGGACATGCAAGCCTTCCTGGCGAGCCTGAGCCCGGCCGGCACCATCGAAGCGCGCCACACGGTCGGCATGCTCGATGCGATCACCGCGGCCGACCTGAAGCACCCGGTAGCCGACGGCCTGCCCGAGACGCTCGAGGAGGTGGTGCGCGTCTACGGCCACCGCTATTTCAAGCTCAAGGTGGGCGGCGACCTTGCATCGGACCTGGAGCGCCTCGGCGCCATCGAGGACGTGCTGGACCGAATGGGCGAGCCCTACTTTGTCTCGCTCGACGGCAACGAGCAGTACGCCGACGCAGCCGACATTGCGGAGCTGATGGCACGCATGCGCGAAACGCCTGCACTGGCGCGCCTCTATGCGTCGATCCTCTTCGTCGAACAGCCGATCGCGCGCAGTGTCGCGCTCGAGCGCGACCTTCGCGACGTGCGCAGCGCGAGCATCGGCAAGCCGGTGATCATCGACGAGTCTGATGGCGAGCTCGACAGCTTCGTGCAGGCGCGTGCACGCGGCTATGCCGGCGTTTCCTCGAAGACCTGCAAGGGCTTCTACAAGTCGTTGCTCAATGCCGCACGCTGCGCAAGGTGGAATTCGCAGCAGTCGCAGACGCACTACTTCATGTCAGGCGAAGACTTGACGACGCAGGCCGGCCTGGCCGTGCAGCAGGACCTGGCGCTGGTCAGCCTGCTCGGCATCACGCACGTCGAGCGCAACGGCCACCACTACGTCAATGGCATGGCCGCGCTGCCGCTCGCGGAGCAGCAGGCCTTCCTGGACGCGCACGGCGATGTCTACGAGCGTTCCCACGGCGCGGTGCGCCTGCGCATCCGCGACGGGCGCATCCGCCTCGGGTCGCTGGATTGCGCCGGCTTTGCGAGCGCGGCCATGCCCGATTTCGATGCGATGCAGCCGATGTCCTGCTGA
- a CDS encoding sugar phosphate isomerase/epimerase family protein: MRDFSQGHEWLSINTATIRKQQGVEVPLDRLIDQCAAQGIRAISPWRDQVAAVGLERIGKQLRACGIGLSGYCRGGFFPASDTAGLKAALEDNRRAIDEAKTLDAPCLVLVVGALPGALEGRVQYKDIARARREVRDGIAASLEYAREVGMPLAIEPLHPMQAADRACINTLEQALDLCDDLDPQRSGMLGVALDVYHVWWDPKLQQQIARAGRERLLAYHVCDWLTPTRDLLNDRGMMGDGVVELRKIRGWIEAAGFAGFSEVEIFSALDWWQRPGDETLAICIERHRSVV, encoded by the coding sequence ATGCGCGATTTCTCCCAAGGCCACGAGTGGCTCTCCATCAACACCGCCACGATCCGCAAGCAGCAAGGCGTCGAGGTGCCGCTGGACCGCCTCATCGACCAGTGCGCAGCGCAGGGCATCCGCGCGATCAGCCCCTGGCGAGACCAGGTCGCCGCAGTCGGGCTCGAGCGCATTGGCAAGCAGTTGCGGGCCTGCGGCATCGGCCTCTCCGGCTATTGCCGCGGCGGCTTCTTTCCTGCATCCGACACCGCCGGGCTGAAGGCGGCACTGGAAGACAACCGCCGCGCCATCGACGAAGCCAAGACGCTCGACGCGCCCTGCCTGGTGCTGGTGGTCGGCGCCCTGCCCGGCGCGCTCGAGGGCCGGGTGCAGTACAAGGACATCGCCCGTGCGCGCCGCGAGGTGCGTGACGGCATTGCCGCTTCGCTCGAATACGCGCGCGAGGTCGGCATGCCGCTCGCCATCGAGCCCCTGCATCCCATGCAGGCCGCCGATCGCGCCTGCATCAACACGCTCGAGCAGGCGCTCGACCTCTGCGACGACCTCGACCCGCAGCGCTCGGGCATGCTGGGTGTCGCGCTCGACGTCTACCACGTCTGGTGGGACCCGAAGCTGCAGCAGCAGATCGCGCGCGCGGGCAGGGAGCGCCTGTTGGCCTACCACGTGTGCGACTGGCTCACGCCCACCCGCGACCTCCTGAACGACCGCGGCATGATGGGCGACGGCGTGGTCGAACTGCGCAAGATCCGCGGCTGGATCGAGGCAGCGGGCTTCGCCGGCTTCAGCGAGGTCGAGATCTTCTCGGCGCTCGACTGGTGGCAGCGGCCGGGCGACGAAACGCTGGCGATCTGCATCGAGCGCCACCGCAGCGTGGTCTGA
- a CDS encoding 6,7-dimethyl-8-ribityllumazine synthase: MSQINDLPLSAVGASGNSRGKRIAFVQAQWHSDIVHQARDAFLEEMERQGVPRADIDIFDVPGAFEIPLHAKRLARSGRYAGIVGCALVVDGGIYRHEFVAGTVVNALMAVQLETDVPVFSAVLTPHHFHEHVEHRKYFHRHFAVKGTEVAEACVKTLEALRRIDALVSA; encoded by the coding sequence ATGAGTCAGATCAACGACCTTCCCCTCTCTGCCGTCGGCGCGTCCGGCAACTCGCGCGGCAAGCGCATCGCCTTCGTGCAGGCGCAGTGGCATTCAGACATCGTCCATCAGGCGCGCGACGCCTTTCTCGAAGAGATGGAACGCCAGGGCGTGCCCCGGGCCGACATCGACATCTTCGACGTCCCCGGCGCCTTCGAGATCCCGCTGCATGCCAAGCGGCTGGCGCGGTCCGGGCGCTATGCGGGCATCGTCGGCTGCGCGCTGGTGGTGGACGGCGGCATCTACCGCCACGAGTTCGTCGCCGGCACGGTGGTCAACGCGCTGATGGCGGTACAGCTGGAAACCGACGTGCCCGTCTTCTCGGCCGTGCTCACGCCGCACCACTTCCACGAACACGTGGAGCATCGCAAGTACTTTCACCGCCACTTCGCGGTCAAGGGGACCGAGGTGGCCGAGGCTTGTGTGAAGACGCTGGAGGCGCTGAGGCGCATCGATGCATTGGTGTCCGCCTGA
- a CDS encoding GAF domain-containing protein, with product MLDTDLPAPAMAVRSVLANRGIAPALALLNDRTDYRFTAIYKLNGEVMHAAHAFDRTSEYRTWLKVVPLGRSFCQYAMEHGEFVTRHASKDQRLTNRPYAGFVESYYGQLLTRADGTPYGTFIHFDLEPCGIQESEIAFLREVIPAFLDYLN from the coding sequence ATGCTCGACACTGATTTGCCAGCGCCCGCCATGGCAGTGCGCAGCGTTCTGGCCAACCGCGGGATCGCCCCTGCGCTGGCCCTGCTCAACGATCGGACCGACTACCGGTTTACCGCCATCTACAAGCTCAACGGCGAAGTGATGCACGCGGCGCACGCCTTCGATCGCACCTCCGAATACCGCACCTGGCTGAAGGTCGTGCCGCTCGGCAGGAGCTTCTGCCAGTACGCCATGGAGCATGGCGAGTTCGTGACCCGGCACGCGTCCAAGGACCAGCGCCTCACGAATCGCCCCTACGCGGGCTTCGTCGAGTCCTACTACGGCCAGTTGCTGACGCGCGCGGATGGCACGCCGTACGGCACCTTCATTCATTTCGATCTGGAGCCGTGCGGCATCCAGGAATCCGAGATCGCCTTCCTCCGGGAAGTGATTCCGGCCTTCCTCGACTACCTCAATTGA